The Bemisia tabaci chromosome 5, PGI_BMITA_v3 genome includes a window with the following:
- the LOC109036610 gene encoding sodium/potassium-transporting ATPase subunit alpha, with protein MEIMRSTLSLAGMGHKESQEELAANRLSNLKKELEIDDHKLTLTQLYQKHGTSPTRGLTNNQAREYLARDGPNALTPAKTTPAWQVLLKHLFQGFSMLLWIGAVLCFIAYVIEYSTDDDAPKDNLYLGIVLILVCVITGIFSYTQEAKSSRIMDSFKNMVPQYANVIRDGEKKMVPATELVKGDLVEVKFGDRIPADIRVIECSGFKVDNSSLTGESEPQMRTVDCTNDIPLETKNLAFFSTNAVEGTAKGIVILCGDHTVMGRIAGLTSNLKQGDTPIAKEIHHFMHLISAWACFLGVSFFLMAFLLGYHWLEAVIFLIGIIVANVPEGLLATVTVCLSLTAKKMASKNCVVKHLEAVETLGSTSTICSDKTGTLTQNRMTVTHLSFNLEVVEVDYFKDPKGVSDKNKANGSYLALERAAALCSRAEFKAGQDTVQVLKRDAIGDASEQAILKFSELAIGDVMGYRSKYPKAAEIPFNSTDKYQVSVHQTTDKKESFIVMKGAPERILDRCKTVILNEKETELTADIRRELEEILEQLGNYGERVLGFCDLALEKRKYDNEYKFIIDPPNFPLQGLRFVGLMSMLDPPRPAVPDAVAKCRSAGIRVIMVTGDHPVTAKAIAKAVGIISEGSETLEDIAKRRRCDVSEIDPRESSTIVIQGSKLRDMTTDELEDVLRHNREIVFARTSPTQKLHIVEGCQNLGAIVAVTGDGVNDSPALKKADIGIAMGITGSDVSKQTADMILLDDNFASIVTGVEEGRLIFDNLKKSIAYTLASNIPEITPFLAFIVSGIPLPLGVVAVLCIDLGTDMWPAISLGYEKAESDIMRRHPRNPATDKLVNRKLIFVAYGQIGFIEAAAGFFSYFVIMAQNGWMPLRLIGLRAKWDSLSINDLEDSFGQEWTYGNRKILEYTCHTAFFIAIVVVQWADLIICKTRYNSICHQGMNNWVLNTGMVFETAAACFVSYCPGMPEILKTYPVRLEWWLPAIPFAIVIFIYDECRRFWLRTHPGGWVERETYY; from the coding sequence ATGGAGATCATGCGATCAACCCTGTCCCTTGCGGGAATGGGACACAAAGAATCGCAAGAAGAGCTGGCTGCTAACAGGttaagcaatttaaaaaaagaattagaAATCGATGATCACAAGCTGACGTTGACTCAGTTGTATCAGAAACATGGGACAAGTCCCACAAGGGGTTTGACAAACAACCAAGCCCGGGAATATTTGGCTAGGGATGGGCCTAATGCCCTCACCCCAGCTAAAACCACGCCAGCCTGGCAGGTTTTGCTAAAACATTTATTCCAAGGATTCTCAATGCTGCTTTGGATAGGTGCTGTGTTATGTTTCATTGCTTATGTAATTGAATATTCCACAGATGATGATGCCCCTAAGGATAACTTATATTTAggtattgttttaattttagtatgtgtaataACTGGTATTTTTTCTTATACCCAAGAAGCTAAAAGCTCAAGGATAATGGACTCGTTCAAAAATATGGTGCCCCAATATGCTAATGTCATTCGTGACGGCGAAAAGAAAATGGTGCCAGCTACTGAGCTTGTGAAAGGTGATTTAGTAGAGGTAAAGTTTGGAGATAGAATACCTGCAGATATAAGAGTTATAGAGTGTTCGGGTTTCAAAGTAGATAACTCTTCGTTGACTGGTGAGTCAGAACCTCAGATGCGGACAGTTGATTGTACAAATGATATTCCTTTAGAAACAAAGAATCTAGCCTTCTTCTCTACGAATGCCGTGGAGGGTACAGCCAAAGGTATTGTCATTTTATGCGGTGATCATACCGTTATGGGAAGAATTGCAGGGCTAACATCTAACTTAAAGCAAGGTGATACCCCAATTGCCAAAGAAATTCATCACTTCATGCATCTCATCTCCGCTTGGGCCTGCTTCCTGGGAGTCTCATTTTTCCTCATGGCATTTCTTTTAGGTTATCACTGGTTAGAGGCCGTCATATTTTTGATTGGTATCATTGTCGCAAATGTCCCCGAGGGGCTGTTGGCTACAGTAACTGTGTGCTTATCGTTGACTGCTAAAAAAATGGCTTCAAAAAATTGTGTCGTCAAACATCTTGAAGCCGTTGAAACTTTAGGTTCCACATCCACGATCTGCTCCGATAAGACAGGAACGCTCACTCAAAACAGGATGACTGTGACACATTTAAGTTTCAATCTAGAAGTTGTTGAGGTAGACTATTTCAAAGACCCCAAAGGAGTTTCCGATAAGAACAAAGCAAATGGCTCGTATCTGGCTCTTGAAAGAGCCGCTGCATTGTGCAGCAGAGCAGAATTCAAAGCTGGACAAGACACGGTTCAGGTATTGAAGCGAGACGCTATTGGCGATGCATCAGAGCAAGCTATTCTAAAATTCTCAGAATTGGCAATTGGCGACGTCATGGGCTACCGGTCAAAATACCCCAAAGCTGCTGAGATTCCGTTCAACTCCACCGATAAGTATCAAGTGTCCGTGCACCAAACTACAGATAAAAAAGAGAGCTTCATCGTGATGAAGGGTGCCCCTGAGCGAATCCTCGATCGTTGCAAGACAGTGATACTCAACGAAAAGGAAACCGAGCTGACTGCGGACATTCGAAGAGAACTGGAGGAGATTCTGGAACAGTTGGGCAATTACGGCGAACGTGTCCTCGGCTTTTGCGACCTTGCGCTGGAGAAACGGAAGTACGACAATGAATACAAGTTCATCATAGATCCTCCGAATTTCCCGTTGCAAGGTCTCCGTTTCGTCGGGTTGATGTCCATGTTGGACCCTCCGAGACCTGCCGTGCCCGATGCCGTCGCCAAATGCCGATCGGCCGGTATCCGAGTGATCATGGTCACCGGCGACCACCCTGTGACCGCCAAGGCCATAGCCAAAGCCGTCGGCATCATATCCGAGGGCTCCGAGACCTTGGAAGACATCGCCAAAAGACGTCGCTGCGATGTGAGCGAGATCGACCCGAGAGAATCCAGCACCATCGTCATCCAAGGCTCGAAACTGCGAGACATGACCACCGACGAGTTGGAGGACGTCCTGCGGCACAATCGGGAGATCGTCTTCGCGAGGACCTCCCCGACTCAGAAGTTACACATCGTCGAGGGTTGTCAGAATCTCGGAGCGATCGTGGCCGTGACCGGGGACGGCGTCAACGACTCGCCCGCTTTGAAGAAGGCGGACATAGGGATCGCGATGGGTATCACCGGATCCGATGTGAGCAAGCAGACGGCCGACATGATCCTCCTCGACGATAATTTCGCCTCCATCGTCACCGGAGTCGAGGAGGGTCGCCTCATTTTCGACAACCTGAAGAAATCCATCGCGTACACGCTGGCGTCCAACATTCCTGAGATAACCCCATTCCTCGCTTTCATCGTGAGTGGGATTCCTCTACCCCTGGGGGTAGTCGCCGTCTTGTGCATTGATCTGGGGACGGACATGTGGCCGGCTATATCTCTGGGATACGAGAAGGCCGAATCGGACATCATGCGCCGACACCCGCGGAACCCTGCAACGGATAAGCTGGTGAATAGGAAACTGATCTTCGTGGCCTACGGTCAGATTGGGTTCATCGAGGCAGCGGCCGGGTTTTTCTCGTACTTCGTCATCATGGCCCAAAACGGATGGATGCCCCTCCGTCTGATCGGGTTGAGAGCCAAATGGGATTCGCTCTCGATCAACGACTTGGAGGACTCCTTCGGTCAGGAATGGACTTACGGAAACCGGAAGATTTTAGAATATACTTGCCATACTGCATTTTTCATCGCTATCGTCGTGGTTCAGTGGGCGGATTTGATTATATGCAAAACGCGCTATAACTCGATTTGTCACCAGGGGATGAATAACTGGGTCCTGAATACGGGGATGGTTTTCGAGACGGCTGCCGCTTGCTTCGTGTCCTACTGCCCTGGAATGCCCGAAATATTGAAGACTTACCCTGTTCGGCTCGAGTGGTGGCTGCCCGCAATTCCATTCGCCATTGTTATCTTCATCTACGACGAGTGTCGTAGATTCTGGCTCCGAACTCACCCGGGTGGGTGGGTCGAGCGGGAGACCTACTACTAA